Proteins from one Lachnospiraceae bacterium KGMB03038 genomic window:
- the prdD gene encoding proline reductase cluster protein PrdD yields METGSRLTVRAYHVTDVSYGEENRVTVDGRMTVCQETARRILAEEPLIKEIKIRIIRPDEHEQHTNTIMDVIPISTKVLGKVGEGITHTLTGVYVLLTGIDESGRQVCNFGGSDGILREKVAWGRAGTPLESDLLISFDVVLREGTWADRPGPDAAHRACDRFCQIFREQMKKFNGYKCTEKHVFQETYEPWRKDVYIVKEVSGQGAVYDTRMFGHEPCGFEGGRSVIDMGCMPALVTPNEFRDGVMRAMD; encoded by the coding sequence ATGGAAACGGGCTCAAGACTTACGGTGCGTGCTTATCACGTGACGGATGTCAGTTACGGGGAGGAAAACAGGGTAACGGTGGACGGCCGTATGACGGTGTGCCAGGAGACGGCGCGGCGGATCCTGGCGGAAGAGCCGCTGATCAAAGAGATCAAGATCCGGATCATCCGGCCGGACGAGCATGAGCAGCATACCAACACCATCATGGATGTGATCCCTATTTCGACAAAAGTACTGGGCAAAGTGGGGGAGGGGATCACCCACACCCTGACGGGAGTTTATGTACTGCTGACAGGCATCGACGAAAGCGGCAGACAGGTCTGCAACTTTGGGGGAAGCGACGGGATCTTAAGAGAGAAGGTGGCCTGGGGACGGGCAGGAACACCTTTGGAGAGCGATCTTTTGATCTCTTTTGATGTAGTGCTAAGAGAAGGTACCTGGGCGGACCGTCCGGGACCGGATGCGGCTCACCGGGCCTGCGACCGTTTTTGCCAGATCTTCCGGGAGCAGATGAAGAAATTTAACGGTTATAAATGTACGGAAAAGCATGTGTTCCAGGAGACTTATGAGCCATGGCGCAAGGACGTTTACATTGTGAAAGAGGTGTCTGGCCAGGGGGCGGTTTATGATACCCGGATGTTTGGCCATGAACCCTGCGGGTTTGAAGGAGGACGCTCTGTGATCGACATGGGCTGCATGCCGGCGCTGGTGACCCCTAATGAGTTCCGGGACGGAGTCATGCGGGCTATGGATTAA
- the ugpC gene encoding sn-glycerol-3-phosphate ABC transporter ATP-binding protein UgpC, which produces MNGIQLKHVYKEYENGFKAVKDFQLEIEEKEFVIFVGPSGCGKSTTLRMIAGLEDVSQGEIVMDGKIINQVQPCDRNMAMVFQNYALYPHMSVWENMAYSLKIQRVPKAERRKKAEEVAKILDLSQVLDRKPGELSGGQKQRVAIGRAIIRRPRVFLMDEPLSNLDAKLRTQMRGEILKLYRQLDATFIYVTHDQTEAMTLGTKIVVLKDGEIQQVAPPRELYDEPANVFVAGFIGMPQMNFFHGKCVVDEGRQVCLKIEDRLFPLSAETAKRMDEKNHIGEEVIVGVRPEDMVLDPDGIASSVRVCEKLGAATYLYLAYGKKDVAVRVPADSTIGRGDNANFSFRMDKVHIFDAYTQQRV; this is translated from the coding sequence GTGAACGGCATACAATTAAAGCATGTATATAAAGAATATGAAAATGGATTTAAGGCAGTAAAGGACTTTCAGCTGGAAATAGAAGAAAAGGAATTTGTGATCTTTGTGGGGCCGTCAGGCTGCGGGAAGTCTACCACACTCCGCATGATCGCGGGATTGGAAGACGTCTCCCAGGGAGAGATCGTCATGGATGGGAAGATCATCAATCAGGTGCAGCCCTGCGACCGGAATATGGCGATGGTGTTCCAGAACTACGCGCTGTATCCCCATATGTCTGTCTGGGAAAATATGGCTTACAGCCTGAAGATCCAGCGGGTGCCCAAAGCGGAGAGAAGAAAGAAAGCGGAGGAAGTGGCAAAGATTCTGGATTTATCTCAGGTACTGGACCGGAAACCGGGCGAACTGTCCGGAGGACAGAAGCAGAGAGTGGCCATCGGCAGGGCGATCATCCGCAGACCCCGAGTATTCCTGATGGACGAGCCCTTGTCCAATCTGGATGCCAAACTGCGGACCCAGATGCGGGGCGAGATCTTGAAACTGTACCGGCAGTTAGACGCCACATTTATCTATGTGACCCATGATCAGACAGAGGCCATGACTTTGGGAACGAAGATCGTAGTCCTCAAAGACGGGGAGATCCAGCAGGTAGCCCCGCCAAGAGAACTCTATGATGAGCCTGCCAATGTATTTGTAGCTGGATTCATCGGGATGCCCCAGATGAATTTCTTCCACGGGAAATGTGTGGTGGACGAAGGAAGACAGGTATGTCTGAAGATCGAGGACCGGCTGTTCCCCTTATCCGCGGAAACGGCAAAACGGATGGATGAGAAGAACCACATTGGGGAGGAAGTGATCGTTGGCGTTAGGCCGGAGGATATGGTTCTGGATCCGGATGGGATCGCCAGCAGCGTGCGGGTATGTGAGAAGCTTGGGGCTGCGACTTATCTGTATCTGGCGTATGGGAAGAAGGATGTGGCGGTGCGTGTGCCGGCAGACAGCACCATCGGCAGAGGAGACAATGCGAATTTCTCTTTCCGGATGGATAAGGTACATATCTTTGACGCCTATACGCAGCAAAGAGTCTAA
- a CDS encoding carbohydrate ABC transporter permease, which produces MSIGKALRGSGKAVILFIFSVFTIFPFIWMIISALKTKQEIMDVSHFFPETFQWQNFVSVFTDSPLMRYVGNSLFVSVFTLVIQIVTGAMIAYAIVFLTFKGRAILFGIIMCTYMVPTAATYIPSYIILSDMQLLDTFTGLIISNCVSIFGIFLLRQAFMQVPKGLIEAARIDGASHWKILWKVVCPITKSSFITFGLMNFITCYNNYMWPSLITDSDSKMLVSQGLRKFFIEGGAYGTEWAMVMAGSTVIVLPLLILFAFTQKWFISGIGGDTGMKG; this is translated from the coding sequence ATGAGTATAGGAAAAGCGTTAAGAGGCAGCGGGAAGGCAGTGATCCTTTTTATCTTCAGTGTGTTCACCATTTTCCCTTTTATCTGGATGATCATAAGCGCGCTGAAGACCAAACAGGAGATCATGGATGTGAGCCACTTTTTCCCAGAGACTTTCCAGTGGCAGAACTTTGTGAGCGTATTTACGGATTCACCTTTGATGCGGTATGTGGGAAACAGTTTGTTTGTGTCCGTGTTTACGCTGGTGATCCAGATCGTGACGGGAGCGATGATCGCTTACGCCATCGTATTTCTTACCTTTAAGGGACGTGCAATCCTGTTTGGGATCATCATGTGTACCTATATGGTTCCGACAGCGGCTACATACATACCCAGCTATATTATTCTATCTGACATGCAGCTGCTGGATACCTTTACAGGTCTGATCATCTCCAACTGTGTCAGCATATTCGGAATCTTCCTGCTGCGGCAGGCATTCATGCAGGTGCCCAAAGGCCTGATCGAGGCGGCCAGGATCGACGGGGCAAGTCATTGGAAGATCCTGTGGAAAGTGGTATGTCCGATTACGAAGTCTTCTTTTATTACGTTTGGACTGATGAACTTTATCACCTGTTACAACAATTATATGTGGCCATCCTTGATCACAGATTCTGATTCCAAGATGCTGGTATCCCAGGGCTTGCGCAAGTTCTTTATCGAAGGCGGAGCCTATGGGACAGAGTGGGCGATGGTCATGGCGGGAAGTACAGTGATCGTGCTGCCGCTTCTGATCCTGTTTGCGTTCACACAGAAATGGTTCATCAGCGGAATCGGCGGCGATACAGGAATGAAGGGATAA
- a CDS encoding sugar ABC transporter permease — protein sequence MTKKIRLKKIGTVSAFVLPAMIPLIVFWIYPILRTVYISFTDWDYMTPDYNFVGFQNFLDLFQDSRFYDALWNTVVFCLGTLIPTIVLGLMLALLMQKAFKGSGIVKFILFSPWITPTVAISIVWVWIYDPDTGIANAILNFLHLPSLEWINSSDTAMLAVIIVTIWKSLGYAMIFYLSALEKVPKELYEASSLDGAKGWQRFRDVTLPGVSPTTFFLSIITMVNSLQAYDQIQILTQGGPSGSTRTLLYMYYQLGFEEFSMGQATAVAIVLILITIVLSAVQFTASKKWVHY from the coding sequence ATGACAAAGAAAATCCGATTGAAGAAAATAGGTACGGTCAGCGCGTTTGTACTTCCGGCGATGATCCCGCTGATCGTATTCTGGATTTACCCTATTCTCAGAACGGTATACATCAGCTTTACCGACTGGGACTATATGACGCCGGATTATAATTTCGTAGGTTTTCAGAACTTTCTCGATCTGTTCCAGGACAGCCGGTTCTACGATGCTCTGTGGAATACGGTGGTCTTCTGTCTGGGCACTCTGATCCCAACGATCGTGCTGGGACTTATGCTGGCCCTTCTCATGCAGAAGGCGTTTAAAGGAAGCGGGATCGTGAAGTTTATCTTATTCTCTCCTTGGATCACACCAACGGTAGCGATTTCTATCGTGTGGGTGTGGATCTATGACCCGGATACCGGAATCGCCAACGCAATCTTGAATTTCCTCCATCTCCCTTCGCTGGAGTGGATCAACAGCTCCGATACCGCAATGCTGGCGGTGATCATCGTGACCATCTGGAAAAGCCTTGGATATGCCATGATCTTCTATCTGTCCGCGCTGGAGAAGGTGCCAAAAGAACTGTATGAGGCCAGTTCTCTGGACGGGGCGAAAGGATGGCAGAGATTCCGGGATGTAACATTGCCGGGAGTATCTCCTACCACATTCTTTCTGTCTATTATTACAATGGTCAATTCTCTGCAGGCATACGATCAGATTCAGATCCTGACACAGGGAGGACCGTCTGGAAGCACCAGAACGCTTCTTTATATGTACTATCAGCTTGGGTTTGAAGAATTCAGCATGGGACAGGCAACAGCAGTGGCCATCGTGCTGATCCTGATCACGATAGTGCTCTCAGCAGTGCAGTTTACCGCATCCAAGAAATGGGTGCACTATTAG
- a CDS encoding proline reductase: MGIGTSMKETSLHYYRDPLVEAVSEDGDVNLRGIIIVGSPDDNEDKYLSAERVGVSLECARADGAIFSCNGLGNNHVDYAHAIEAAEERGVPVVALSMVPAKDFVVQNSHLAEDVVCYYKAMEKTGAAGDETTVLAENTVNELDARKALARLKLKMRKNEEKE, from the coding sequence GTGGGAATCGGAACAAGTATGAAGGAAACATCCCTGCATTATTATAGAGATCCTCTGGTGGAAGCAGTATCCGAGGACGGGGATGTGAATCTTCGGGGGATCATCATCGTAGGGTCTCCTGACGATAATGAGGATAAATATCTGTCGGCAGAACGAGTCGGCGTGAGCCTGGAGTGCGCCAGGGCGGACGGAGCGATTTTCTCCTGCAACGGGCTGGGGAATAATCATGTAGACTACGCTCATGCCATTGAGGCGGCAGAAGAAAGAGGGGTGCCGGTGGTGGCCCTCAGCATGGTGCCGGCCAAAGACTTTGTGGTACAAAATAGTCATCTTGCGGAGGATGTGGTATGTTACTACAAAGCCATGGAAAAGACAGGGGCGGCAGGAGACGAGACTACGGTGCTGGCGGAGAATACGGTAAATGAGCTGGACGCCAGGAAGGCGCTGGCCCGGCTGAAATTAAAGATGCGAAAGAATGAGGAAAAGGAGTAA
- a CDS encoding DUF1847 domain-containing protein, with protein MKPEEMSCIDCTVKNCDKGDKTYPAFCLTTHMDQEILQDALACYAEEENHAVMVAAAEVEYEHYCKYTRVEEIMAFAKKIGAKKIGIATCVGLLKESRTLAAILRKHGFEVYGAACKVGAVPKTEVGIPEECCQIGNHMCNPILQAKLLNAAKTDLNVVMGLCVGHDSLFYKYSEALTTTGVTKDRVLGHNPAAALYMADGYYKKLMEEE; from the coding sequence ATGAAACCAGAAGAAATGTCCTGTATCGACTGTACGGTCAAAAACTGCGACAAAGGAGATAAGACCTACCCGGCGTTCTGCCTGACCACCCACATGGATCAGGAAATCCTGCAGGATGCCCTGGCGTGTTACGCAGAAGAAGAAAACCATGCCGTGATGGTTGCCGCGGCGGAAGTGGAGTATGAACACTACTGCAAGTATACGCGGGTGGAAGAGATCATGGCCTTTGCCAAAAAGATCGGGGCGAAGAAGATCGGTATCGCCACCTGCGTGGGGCTTCTGAAAGAGAGCCGGACTTTGGCGGCGATTTTGCGGAAGCATGGCTTTGAGGTATATGGCGCGGCATGTAAAGTGGGAGCGGTGCCCAAAACGGAAGTAGGCATCCCGGAAGAATGCTGTCAGATCGGAAACCACATGTGCAACCCGATCTTGCAGGCAAAGCTCTTAAATGCGGCCAAGACAGATCTGAATGTGGTCATGGGACTTTGCGTGGGACATGACAGTCTCTTTTATAAGTATTCAGAAGCGCTGACCACTACAGGAGTGACGAAAGACCGGGTATTGGGACATAATCCGGCAGCAGCGCTGTATATGGCGGATGGCTATTATAAGAAGCTGATGGAAGAAGAGTAA
- a CDS encoding MurR/RpiR family transcriptional regulator, with the protein MNEKRWKQDLRLEFGNLTKGEKKVAEYLLAKEEEIEEMTLRQCAAGAGTGQPTVVRTVQRLGYGGWQQFRNGVLKQSGQEERGRENRGIAGEEPDGVSTNRRKGIPTQVIRQDMELLEEMTLKIQEKEFQDVIQLLKKARSVEIFGAERSAFVAGELAGRLLHMGVSCRTYSDLFLQKVSAEYLDGRNVAIAISQSGTTEMVLDAMRLASESGAKTVGILGTKDCPIAACCDHVFVTPAVSFEGGEKAASRIAQIGLIDLLCEGLFQSDEKRFKENILKSKEKFV; encoded by the coding sequence ATGAATGAAAAAAGGTGGAAGCAGGATCTGCGGTTAGAGTTTGGAAATCTGACGAAGGGAGAGAAAAAGGTCGCGGAATATCTGCTGGCTAAGGAAGAGGAGATAGAAGAGATGACTCTGCGCCAGTGCGCGGCGGGAGCCGGGACCGGACAGCCAACCGTAGTGCGGACGGTACAGCGGCTGGGGTATGGCGGCTGGCAGCAGTTCCGCAATGGTGTGCTGAAACAGTCTGGCCAGGAAGAGCGCGGGCGGGAAAATAGAGGCATAGCAGGAGAAGAGCCTGACGGCGTTTCAACAAATAGAAGGAAAGGAATTCCTACTCAAGTGATCCGACAGGATATGGAACTGCTGGAGGAGATGACGCTTAAGATCCAGGAGAAGGAATTCCAGGATGTGATCCAGCTTCTGAAGAAAGCCAGATCAGTAGAGATCTTCGGGGCGGAGAGGTCGGCTTTTGTGGCGGGAGAACTGGCAGGCCGGCTGCTTCACATGGGAGTTTCCTGCCGGACCTATTCGGATCTTTTTCTGCAGAAGGTCAGCGCCGAGTATCTGGACGGGCGAAACGTTGCCATCGCCATTTCCCAGTCGGGGACGACGGAGATGGTGCTGGACGCCATGAGGCTTGCCAGCGAGAGCGGGGCAAAGACGGTGGGAATCCTGGGAACGAAAGACTGCCCTATCGCCGCCTGCTGTGATCATGTGTTCGTCACTCCCGCGGTATCCTTTGAGGGAGGGGAGAAGGCGGCCTCCAGGATCGCTCAGATCGGTTTGATCGACCTTTTATGCGAAGGGCTCTTCCAGAGCGATGAGAAGAGATTTAAAGAAAATATCCTGAAATCTAAGGAAAAGTTTGTTTAA